The Malus sylvestris chromosome 12, drMalSylv7.2, whole genome shotgun sequence genome contains a region encoding:
- the LOC126593406 gene encoding blue copper protein 1a-like, whose product MGSNKFVSLISILVILLPTLSMAKEFVVGDDSGWRTDFDYQKWAKGKVFRVGDTLVFKYKAPNHNVFKVDGAGFKECTKPTENDKAPLTSGNDKIKLTTAGNKWYICSVSNHCADKGMKLFITVADESSAARSLIWSGSYQVFIATVIAIVAIVV is encoded by the exons ATGGGTTCGAACAAATTTGTCTCCCTAATTTCCATTCTCGTGATTCTTCTTCCTACACTGTCCATGGCAAAAGAGTTCGTCGTCGGAGATGATAGCGGCTGGAGAACGGATTTTGATTACCAAAAGTGGGCTAAAGGCAAAGTATTTCGAGTTGGTGATACATTGG TGTTCAAGTACAAGGCTCCTAATCACAACGTGTTCAAGGTGGACGGAGCTGGGTTCAAGGAATGCACTAAACCAACGGAAAATGATAAAGCACCACTTACCTCTGGGAATGACAAAATAAAGCTAACGACTGCTGGAAACAAATGGTACATTTGTTCAGTTAGCAACCACTGTGCTGATAAGGGGATGAAGCTTTTCATTACCGTTGCAGACGAATCATCTGCTGCTCGTAGCCTCATATGGTCTGGATCGTACCAAGTCTTCATCGCCACTGTCATTGCAATCGTGGCAATTGTAGTCTGA